The sequence atcatttttatcattacataaatgaattaaatcaTGATCATTTTCATTCTCATCTGAATATTTATCTAATCTCTTCTCCTTTTCATTAGAACTATTACATTTCATATTATCACTTAATAATTTTGAtacttcattatttttatcattaaaatcTTTAGTGTTcttcaaattattttttgagggatataaaaaactataattttttattattttaatagtgTTCtgtaaagaaaataatttgttattttcaactttttttttcttttttttttttaagttattatCTAAAGTTTTTAATTCGTTCATTATCTTTGTTTTTAAgcattcaaaaaataatttttcaaagtACTTATAATCCCCGAATTTTGTTTTCTTACTATTATAATTGTTATCATTATTGTTATTGGTGTTATTcgtactattattatttacattgTTACTCTTATTAttgtaattattaatattattattagtatcCTTATTTGTACAATTATTAATAGTGTAATTATTACTACttatgttattatttttattattacaatTGTTAATATTATCATCATTTATAGTATCATCAATATTGATGGAATTATTACCAGTATCATAACTAATAGTATCATTgaaatcataatttttatatctatttttaaCTACTACATCTTTCTCTTTCATAAATGAAGAATCgctataaaaattttgaactTTATCATTCTTAAttaattctaattttttagtaTTATTTGAGGAgtttgaaaatttaaaacttTCCTGTATATTAAGGTACTTTtctaaatacatttttttatttaatttatcaatACACTTGTTATCTATATTTGTATCAATGGcatttgaataattttttttttctttctttttcaaaaatatatcttcATAAGTATGTGATTTACatatatcaatttttttattatcttctgTATTCTCTCCATCCTTatcaaatgaagaaataagtTCACATGCACTAGAGTTATTTCTGCGAATTGTATTAACTTGTTTTATTTCAGAATCcgttttaaaattaaatgaactATTTGTAGAATTTACAACACTTggaagaatttttttttcatttttatttaataaatgacTTTTAAAGTAACTATTTGATtcgaaattattttcattcttatttaaaaaaatattttttaaatttttctcaTGAGACATCATGTCagtatcatttttattatgtagATTTTTATCATTAGATGTGCTATTATTCCTTGCAttgttcatattttttttatcttctattttttttttttctgtgttactataataattcataaaaatattgaattttttcttatgtgAATATGATAATATTTTACGAGAAGAAATGATAGTTTGTAGCATTTGATCTAAAAATTTACTTTgctcttttcttttatttaataaataattaggACTTTTTAAAtcttgataaaaataaaaaaaaagtaattttttttttctcatatataaatgtacaactgaaaaaatattaatcgGTATTTCTGGAACATTTTTGGCTTGctctataataaataaaatcagTTCTTCATTAAATAATGTATATGGTAAAATTAGAGAGGTTCGAATACCAACTAACCAATCTGATTGAGTATTtccataaaaaataatattttcaaatttttttaaaacatttataCTTTTAACGTTTGCTATTCTTAATAAAAGAgtagttttattatttaaatcatcaATAGTATGAGCACCTAAGTAAGTTGATAAAACTTTCATAACTGCTATATTTTCATGTACTCCTATGTGAGGGCAAGcaaatgtaataaaattaattaattttttatttttaaacattttttttctatataaatttattaaaacgGATCTATTTAATATCCCCCCTAAGGAATGACCAATCATAGAaatgtttattttatcatttattattttaaataagcAAATTAATTCAGTACAAATTCTTTCGGTTCCGACATCAACACCTTCAAAAGTATGACCTTGGTTACTataagttatatatataaataaatgaggatatttttttaataatggattaacaatattttgaaaatcaTTTACACTTGCAGTTAAACCATgctgaaaaataaaataatgaggATTTCTTAATTTCAtatgatattttttcttacatTCAACACAATGACAGCATtctgaattaaaaaaacagcAACAGCGAACACATTGTTTTACATAACTGTaacattttatattattatatagaCATAATGGAAATggctttttttttgtttcatctatataataaaaattttttatataatttaaattgttcttatactttttatatactctttcattataattatttaaatcatttttaatttcagaATTCATGTtgtcattatttaaattttcacaAAGTAACTCGCTATTTGGCATATGCTTTAAGTTACACAAActgtttaatttttctttttcatcatatttattacttctaattttttcttcaaaataATCAATATCTTCcattttattcataaaatcATTTGTCTCTcctatatttatattaaatgaattacttctttttaaaaaaaaattattataggaatgctcatatttattattttcattttttaaatttgaacaaaaattataatttttatttggaatttcttttcttttctttttatttttttcttcaaaaggtataaaattataatgatcTAATTCTTCATAGttaccatttttttttttgctttcaGTTTTAACATCttcatctttttcttttttttttgaattatgagaatttaaaattgttttatttaatatactaGACTTAT comes from Plasmodium relictum strain SGS1 genome assembly, chromosome: 9 and encodes:
- a CDS encoding serine esterase, putative, with the translated sequence MREKNLNYRSESIFPANRNLFEMLETIDDEKEAKRSAHFFNDNKNILLNLFKSTNHTNNVNSIILEKKKNKNHVNILKDIETKNKEMDIQEYQNKSLNKNTNCDQKKWIKNFCWFCSLYLLDEILEKEIYKEKIHEDVYELIYDEDTYFDTSSMMSIPYEFARFMLSQMDNNVFHRIKINNLIKEEKNLIKKICKNCTYNKKFNKMSDTSSSSKSSSNVSLKSDNSLNKNNKRNKFKDLDNSNYLNIVDKFNGSNRVFSNNKNNISKEKTFYDSNNIGNNSSNDLFYKRVSSYDYFSNSNHIYENFSLEEKNRWKYVKTNNEEDILKNKDQNNSINKNPNNDNNNSSIYYKSSILNKTILNSHNSKKKEKDEDVKTESKKKNGNYEELDHYNFIPFEEKNKKKRKEIPNKNYNFCSNLKNENNKYEHSYNNFFLKRSNSFNINIGETNDFMNKMEDIDYFEEKIRSNKYDEKEKLNSLCNLKHMPNSELLCENLNNDNMNSEIKNDLNNYNERVYKKYKNNLNYIKNFYYIDETKKKPFPLCLYNNIKCYSYVKQCVRCCCFFNSECCHCVECKKKYHMKLRNPHYFIFQHGLTASVNDFQNIVNPLLKKYPHLFIYITYSNQGHTFEGVDVGTERICTELICLFKIINDKINISMIGHSLGGILNRSVLINLYRKKMFKNKKLINFITFACPHIGVHENIAVMKVLSTYLGAHTIDDLNNKTTLLLRIANVKSINVLKKFENIIFYGNTQSDWLVGIRTSLILPYTLFNEELILFIIEQAKNVPEIPINIFSVVHLYMRKKKLLFFYFYQDLKSPNYLLNKRKEQSKFLDQMLQTIISSRKILSYSHKKKFNIFMNYYSNTEKKKIEDKKNMNNARNNSTSNDKNLHNKNDTDMMSHEKNLKNIFLNKNENNFESNSYFKSHLLNKNEKKILPSVVNSTNSSFNFKTDSEIKQVNTIRRNNSSACELISSFDKDGENTEDNKKIDICKSHTYEDIFLKKKEKKNYSNAIDTNIDNKCIDKLNKKMYLEKYLNIQESFKFSNSSNNTKKLELIKNDKVQNFYSDSSFMKEKDVVVKNRYKNYDFNDTISYDTGNNSINIDDTINDDNINNCNNKNNNISSNNYTINNCTNKDTNNNINNYNNKSNNVNNNSTNNTNNNNDNNYNSKKTKFGDYKYFEKLFFECLKTKIMNELKTLDNNLKKKKKKKVENNKLFSLQNTIKIIKNYSFLYPSKNNLKNTKDFNDKNNEVSKLLSDNMKCNSSNEKEKRLDKYSDENENDHDLIHLCNDKNDEHNYINEFFYSSEENYKDELENSSNKNILVNKTNSTENIKCIECKTDVTINTTTKKKLKRSNLLKGITKSDKKKYKQILLHIYTISNDELIEKFFKNPELLYYEVLFNCLNQLPIQRYSISIPIYSNAHVQIIAHPRICSEEAAIVKHFIEHLIL